One window of the Cryptomeria japonica chromosome 7, Sugi_1.0, whole genome shotgun sequence genome contains the following:
- the LOC131856228 gene encoding G-type lectin S-receptor-like serine/threonine-protein kinase At2g19130 — protein MWFGDLFNVRVASNNQPIFLRMAATELQQSISSGGSNQGRVLSISLPAGTAFVLVSAFLVIMFLRWRRGMLGKGGDMEGETLPASLRTFTYKELRIATNNFRDKLGKGAFGSVFRGALPDNTLVAVKKLEGSTQVEKQFRAEISTIGNIQHVNLVRLCGFCTEGSQRLLVYEYMPNGSLNSFLFAGSQKLLDWKTRFEIALGTARALVYLHEECRDQIIHSDIKPENILLDSDFNPKVADFGLAKLVGRDFSRVLTSMRGTRGYIAPEWIDGLAITSKADVYSFGMMLLEMISGRRNVDMSVKEHTKQYFPIWAATQILNGNMMSIVDERIAIHADVEEVRRATLASLVCILKDENERPSMAQVILMLQGKMNPDTQQVMRSLQYLVEY, from the coding sequence ATGTGGTTTGGGGATCTGTTCAATGTTCGCGTTGCATCAAACAACCAACCTATCTTCCTTCGCATGGCTGCTACTGAGTTGCAACAATCCATATCCAGTGGAGGCAGTAACCAAGGTCGTGTCCTTTCAATTTCACTTCCCGCAGGCACTGCTTTCGTTCTTGTTTCAGCTTTCCTTGTTATAATGTTTCTTCGGTGGAGGCGTGGAATGCTGGGCAAGGGAGGAGATATGGAAGGTGAGACTCTGCCTGCTTCGCTGAGAACATTCACTTACAAGGAGCTGCGAATTGCAACCAACAATTTCAGAGATAAGTTAGGGAAAGGAGCATTTGGTTCTGTCTTCAGAGGAGCTCTCCCAGACAATACCCTTGTAGCAGTTAAAAAATTAGAGGGGTCTACACAGGTAGAAAAGCAGTTTCGTGCAGAAATAAGCACAATCGGAAACATACAGCATGTCAATTTGGTTCGGCTTTGCGGGTTTTGCACAGAAGGATCACAAAGGCTGCTGGTTTACGAGTACATGCCCAACGGATCTCTCAATTCCTTTCTATTCGCTGGATCACAAAAGCTGTTGGACTGGAAGACACGATTCGAGATTGCTTTGGGCACTGCACGAGCTTTAGTTTATCTCCACGAAGAATGCCGAGATCAAATCATCCACTCTGATATAAAGCCCGAGAACATTTTGCTTGATAGCGATTTCAACCCCAAGGTGGCTGATTTTGGGCTGGCAAAGTTGGTGGGAAGAGATTTCAGCAGGGTTTTGACAAGCATGAGAGGAACTCGAGGTTACATCGCTCCCGAGTGGATCGACGGCTTAGCAATTACTTCCAAGGCAGACGTGTATAGCTTCGGCATGATGCTGCTGGAGATGATATCGGGTCGAAGAAATGTGGACATGAGCGTGAAGGAACACACTAAGCAATACTTTCCCATATGGGCTGCAACTCAAATTCTAAACGGAAACATGATGAGCATTGTGGACGAAAGAATTGCGATACATGCGGATGTTGAGGAGGTGAGAAGAGCTACTCTTGCAAGCCTGGTATGCATTTTAAAGGATGAGAATGAGAGGCCAAGCATGGCTCAAGTTATCCTGATGCtacaaggaaagatgaatcctgATACACAACAGGTCATGAGATCTTTACAGTATCTAGTTGAATATTAG
- the LOC131856918 gene encoding G-type lectin S-receptor-like serine/threonine-protein kinase At2g19130: MATDSLFVCYCFLSVLYMLSLPHNCHSLTVDGGDSIALGASLTGNQSIVSKNGTFELGFFCPNGTNNWYIGIWYAQITEKTIIWVANRETPIRNKPGVLKLSTDGYLKLYDSEGRSIWSTRKNQKAIASRAIILDSGSFAMLGGHTISEIVWESFLYPTNTILSGMKVWKGIKLTSWRSSSDPAPGPFSFQMDPTPGKTDFLLLYNNNISYLNSGEWVGNQFTNMPEMSNKDSSKILKTAFVKISPTRMYFTFDQISLFDSFTQRVVLDKSGDLAAYNRISGSSWNLIWSIPRDLCLVYNLCGAYGACNSNNLQFCSCLEGFKPRDNRACCMPGKLLLQSLRSH, translated from the exons ATGGCCACTGATAGTCTGTTTGTATGCTATTGCTTCCTTTCAGTGCTTTATATGCTTTCTCTACCTCACAATTGCCATTCCCTGACTGTTGATGGTGGAGACAGTATCGCTTTGGGGGCCTCTCTCACTGGAAATCAGAGCATAGTTTCAAAGAATGGCACCTTCGAATTGGGATTTTTCTGTCCTAATGGAACCAATAACTGGTACATCGGTATCTGGTACGCCCAAATCACCGAGAAGACCATTATTTGGGTGGCTAATAGAGAGACTCCCATCAGAAACAAGCCGGGCGTTTTGAAGCTATCAACAGACGGCTATCTCAAACTATATGATTCAGAGGGACGCTCAATTTGGTCGACAAGGAAGAACCAGAAAGCTATAGCCTCCAGAGCTATCATACTTGATTCCGGTAGTTTTGCTATGTTGGGTGGACACACCATTTCGGAGATTGTCTGGGAGAGTTTCTTGTACCCGACAAACACAATCTTGTCCGGAATGAAGGTGTGGAAAGGCATAAAGCTAACTTCCTGGAGAAGCTCGTCGGATCCAGCGCCTGGACCCTTCTCTTTCCAAATGGATCCAACCCCAGGCAAGACGGACTTTTTGCTCCTATATAATAACAATATTAGTTATTTGAACAGCGGAGAGTGGGTTGGTAACCAATTCACCAACATGCCAGAGATGTCTAATAAGGACTCTTCTAAAATTCTTAAGACCGCCTTTGTAAAGATTTCTCCCACAAGGATGTACTTCACGTTTGATCAAATATCATTATTTGATAGTTTCACTCAGCGTGTAGTCCTCGACAAGTCTGGAGATCTAGCAGCATACAATCGAATTAGTGGTAGCAGCTGGAATCTTATCTGGTCTATACCTCGAGACCTCTGCCTTGTTTATAATCTATGCGGGGCTTACGGAGCGTGCAACAGTAACAATCTTCAATTCTGCAGCTGTCTCGAAGGCTTCAAACCAAGAGACAATCGCGCCTG CTGCATGCCTGGAAAATTGCTCCTGCAAAGCCTTCGATCACACTAA